The following are from one region of the Amycolatopsis sp. QT-25 genome:
- a CDS encoding methyltransferase, translated as MSTRAALPHLSDDVCARLRDAFRRTGYDPDGVVGALGSAHAALGRGEPELAYRATRDAGELGTLIRLFLLGSTEAEKDVEAAFAPLSLDDAIATTLLVPAADGYRAGLDVRPHGDDEGSWWVVSDLDADILGQTVPEDHVLGVGHASLSLIRATSRREVGSLLDVGTGNGVQALHATRHAKKVTATDVSARALALAAATFRLNELDVELVRGEWFAPVARRRFDQIVCNPPFVVGPPRVDYTYRDSGLAGDDASALVVRQLPGFLNEGGTGQLLASWLHVKGEDWGDRVTRWLPAETDAWFVQRDIADPGLYVGTWLRDAGIEPRSPEGRAKSGAWLDWFAENDVQGIGFGFVTLRRADGATPTIVCEDLRQAYDDPLGAEAANWLDRVEWLRTTGDSLLDVRFRVPETVLLESVAEPGEEGWATTVQRLHRTDGPGWSHEVDELATRLLAGCQGALPLEDLIVLLAAAQGLAPEELAEAALPVVRELVRHGMLLPAA; from the coding sequence GTGAGCACACGAGCCGCCCTCCCCCACCTGTCCGACGACGTCTGCGCGAGGTTGCGGGACGCTTTCCGCCGGACGGGGTACGACCCCGACGGCGTGGTCGGCGCCCTCGGCTCCGCGCACGCCGCCCTCGGCCGCGGCGAGCCGGAACTCGCCTACCGCGCGACCCGCGACGCGGGTGAGCTCGGCACACTGATCCGGCTGTTCCTGCTGGGTTCGACCGAAGCGGAGAAGGACGTCGAGGCCGCTTTCGCGCCGCTCTCCCTCGATGACGCGATCGCCACGACGCTGCTCGTGCCCGCCGCGGACGGCTACCGGGCGGGGCTCGACGTGCGCCCGCACGGCGACGACGAAGGCTCCTGGTGGGTCGTTTCGGACCTCGACGCCGACATCCTCGGCCAGACCGTGCCCGAGGACCACGTCCTCGGCGTCGGGCACGCCTCCCTCAGCCTGATCCGGGCCACCAGCCGCCGCGAGGTCGGCAGCCTGCTCGACGTCGGCACGGGCAACGGCGTCCAGGCACTGCACGCCACCCGGCACGCGAAAAAGGTCACCGCGACCGACGTCTCGGCCCGCGCGCTGGCCCTGGCCGCGGCCACCTTCCGGCTCAACGAACTGGACGTCGAACTCGTGCGGGGCGAATGGTTCGCGCCGGTCGCGCGGCGCCGCTTCGACCAGATCGTCTGCAATCCGCCGTTCGTGGTCGGCCCGCCGCGGGTCGACTACACCTACCGCGACTCCGGTCTCGCCGGTGACGACGCCAGCGCGCTCGTGGTGCGGCAGCTGCCCGGCTTCCTCAACGAAGGCGGCACCGGTCAGCTTCTGGCGTCCTGGCTGCACGTGAAGGGCGAGGACTGGGGCGATCGGGTGACCCGCTGGCTGCCCGCCGAGACCGACGCTTGGTTCGTCCAGCGGGACATCGCGGATCCCGGCCTGTACGTCGGCACGTGGCTGCGCGACGCGGGAATCGAGCCCCGTTCCCCCGAAGGCCGTGCGAAATCGGGCGCCTGGCTCGACTGGTTCGCCGAAAACGACGTCCAGGGCATCGGTTTCGGCTTCGTCACCCTTCGCCGGGCGGACGGCGCGACACCCACGATCGTGTGCGAGGACCTGCGCCAGGCCTACGACGACCCGCTGGGGGCGGAGGCGGCGAACTGGCTGGATCGGGTGGAATGGCTGCGCACCACCGGCGATTCGCTCCTCGATGTCCGATTCCGCGTCCCCGAAACCGTCCTTCTGGAGAGCGTCGCCGAGCCGGGCGAGGAGGGCTGGGCCACGACCGTCCAGCGGCTGCACCGCACCGACGGTCCCGGCTGGTCGCACGAAGTCGACGAACTGGCGACGAGGCTGCTCGCCGGCTGCCAGGGCGCGCTGCCGCTGGAGGACCTGATCGTGCTGCTGGCGGCCGCGCAGGGACTCGCACCGGAGGAACTGGCCGAAGCCGCGCTTCCCGTCGTGCGTGAACTGGTCCGGCACGGCATGCTCCTCCCCGCCGCCTGA
- a CDS encoding amidohydrolase, with protein MSLERVLAPLQAALPGLEDLYTDLHRHPELSFAETRTAAELARRLEADGYEVHTGIGRTGVLGVLRNGPGPKVMLRADIDALPVEEKTGLPYASTARGVDADGREVPVMHACGHDMHATWLSGAASLLASGREHWSGTLMVVFQPGEEAGDGAAGMVRDGVFAPAGEPDVVLGQHVVPGPAGWVLTRPGVLMAATDALRVTLHGRGGHGSRPETTVDPAVLAASVVLKLQTIVSREIPATESAVVTVGSLHVGTAHNIIADHAVLEVNIRSFDQAVREKVVAAVERIVHGEAATAGAPKAPEIERIGAFPVTENDDAATEELTAVFRDHFGEGRVLPAPLVTGSEDFGEFGRAAGVPSVFWLVGGLDQEKVIAAMTAGRFEQDIPSNHSPLFAPLPHPTLSAGVETLVVAALHRLTHPGVG; from the coding sequence GTGAGCCTCGAACGTGTCCTGGCACCGCTGCAGGCGGCGCTGCCCGGTTTGGAAGACCTGTACACCGACCTCCACCGGCATCCGGAGCTGTCGTTCGCCGAGACCCGCACCGCCGCCGAACTGGCGCGGCGCCTGGAGGCCGACGGTTACGAGGTGCACACCGGCATCGGGCGCACCGGAGTACTGGGTGTGCTGCGCAACGGCCCCGGCCCGAAGGTGATGCTGCGCGCCGACATCGACGCCCTGCCGGTCGAGGAGAAGACCGGCTTGCCGTACGCGAGCACCGCGCGCGGTGTCGACGCCGACGGCCGCGAAGTCCCGGTGATGCACGCCTGCGGCCACGACATGCACGCCACCTGGCTCTCCGGCGCCGCCTCGCTGCTGGCGTCCGGCCGCGAACACTGGTCCGGCACGCTGATGGTCGTGTTCCAGCCGGGGGAGGAGGCCGGGGACGGCGCCGCCGGCATGGTCCGCGACGGGGTCTTCGCACCCGCCGGCGAACCCGATGTCGTACTCGGCCAGCACGTGGTGCCCGGTCCGGCGGGCTGGGTGCTGACCAGGCCGGGCGTGCTCATGGCGGCCACCGACGCGCTCCGCGTCACCCTGCACGGCCGGGGCGGGCACGGTTCGCGGCCGGAGACCACGGTGGATCCCGCCGTGCTGGCCGCGTCCGTGGTGCTGAAGCTCCAGACCATCGTTTCACGGGAGATCCCGGCGACCGAGTCGGCCGTGGTGACCGTCGGATCGCTGCACGTCGGCACCGCGCACAACATCATCGCCGACCACGCCGTCCTCGAGGTCAACATCCGGTCGTTCGACCAGGCCGTGCGGGAGAAGGTCGTCGCGGCGGTCGAACGGATCGTCCACGGCGAGGCGGCCACGGCGGGCGCGCCGAAAGCGCCGGAGATCGAGCGGATCGGCGCGTTCCCGGTCACCGAGAACGACGACGCGGCCACCGAGGAGCTCACCGCCGTCTTCCGCGACCACTTCGGCGAGGGCCGGGTGCTGCCCGCGCCGCTGGTCACCGGCAGCGAGGACTTCGGCGAGTTCGGCCGCGCCGCCGGGGTACCGTCGGTGTTCTGGCTGGTCGGCGGCCTGGACCAGGAGAAGGTGATCGCCGCGATGACCGCCGGCCGCTTCGAACAGGACATCCCGTCCAACCACTCGCCGCTGTTCGCGCCGCTCCCGCACCCGACGCTTTCGGCCGGCGTCGAGACGCTCGTGGTCGCGGCTCTGCACCGGCTCACCCACCCGGGTGTCGGATGA
- a CDS encoding DUF3099 domain-containing protein, whose translation MEAGGGAVNAPAHGPEPREPAPVLITEAAPSYEDQLAKRKRKYIIMMSFRIPCLILAGIFYQIWWLALALIAISIPLPWIAVLVANDRPPRKSEKVNRYEAEPTRIESSGHRVIDGG comes from the coding sequence ATGGAAGCCGGAGGTGGTGCTGTGAACGCGCCCGCCCACGGTCCCGAACCGAGGGAACCCGCTCCGGTGCTGATCACCGAAGCCGCCCCGTCCTACGAAGACCAGCTGGCCAAACGGAAGCGGAAGTACATCATCATGATGTCGTTCCGCATCCCGTGCCTGATCCTCGCCGGGATCTTCTACCAGATCTGGTGGCTCGCGCTGGCTCTCATCGCGATCTCGATCCCGCTGCCCTGGATCGCCGTTCTCGTGGCCAACGACCGGCCGCCGCGCAAGAGCGAGAAGGTGAACCGGTACGAGGCCGAACCGACCCGCATCGAGAGCAGCGGGCATCGGGTCATCGACGGCGGCTGA
- a CDS encoding PfkB family carbohydrate kinase, whose protein sequence is MSGGGIVVVGDVGLDVVARHEGPIPHGGDIRAKVHFTSGGAGANTALWLRAEDAETTLVARIGNDSGGRMVRGELEAAGVRCEFAVDPAEPTFCVVVLVDGAGERSMLADRGANARFSPEDVTEAALDGASHLHLSGYVLLYPSSRPAALASLAAAKKAGLTTSVDPQAATLITDPAAFLDDVRGVDLLMPNTSELVALTGSSDPEAAKDLLDHVGEVVVTAGLDGASWVDAGGTITSVPSQPAKCVDSTGAGDAFDAGVLAAWLRGESTVEVLRAGARLGARAVAKVGPQP, encoded by the coding sequence ATGAGCGGCGGTGGGATCGTCGTCGTGGGGGACGTCGGCCTCGACGTCGTCGCCCGGCACGAAGGCCCGATCCCGCATGGCGGCGACATCCGCGCGAAGGTGCATTTCACCAGCGGTGGCGCGGGCGCGAACACCGCGCTGTGGCTGCGGGCCGAGGACGCGGAGACCACGCTGGTCGCGCGGATCGGGAACGACTCCGGTGGCCGCATGGTGCGGGGTGAACTGGAAGCGGCCGGTGTCCGCTGCGAATTCGCCGTCGATCCCGCAGAACCGACGTTCTGCGTCGTGGTGCTCGTCGACGGCGCCGGTGAGCGCAGCATGCTCGCCGACCGCGGCGCGAACGCGCGGTTCAGCCCGGAGGACGTCACCGAGGCGGCGCTGGACGGCGCGAGCCACCTGCACCTCTCGGGCTACGTGCTGCTGTACCCGTCCTCACGGCCCGCGGCGCTCGCTTCGCTGGCGGCGGCGAAGAAGGCCGGTCTGACGACGTCGGTCGACCCGCAGGCGGCGACGCTGATCACCGATCCGGCGGCCTTCCTCGACGACGTGCGCGGTGTCGACCTGCTGATGCCGAACACCAGCGAACTGGTCGCGTTGACCGGATCGAGCGATCCCGAGGCGGCGAAGGACCTGCTGGACCACGTCGGCGAGGTCGTGGTCACCGCGGGTCTCGACGGTGCCAGCTGGGTGGACGCGGGCGGCACCATCACCTCGGTGCCGTCCCAGCCCGCGAAGTGCGTCGACTCGACCGGTGCCGGGGACGCCTTCGACGCCGGTGTGCTGGCGGCGTGGCTGCGCGGCGAGTCCACGGTGGAGGTCCTCCGGGCGGGGGCCCGGCTGGGTGCCCGGGCGGTGGCGAAGGTCGGGCCGCAGCCGTAG
- a CDS encoding pseudouridine-5'-phosphate glycosidase — protein sequence MTPQLSLHEEIASALAAGDPVVALESTLLSHGLPPGRNLDVARRLEKVVRDGGAVPATIAVLDGVPLIGLSGEQLERVCAPGADLDKLSLRDIGPAVGLGRSGATTVASTAALAAAAGIGLFATGGLGGVHQGAAQSWDVSADLGVLAKVPTTVVCSGVKSVLDIAATLEVLETNSVPVLGYRTGEFPAFYLRSSGHEVPWRVDDAAQAASVIAAHRAHAKSGVLLANPIPAAAEMDKELHDRLLAEGLELLKSRGVRGKDVTPVLLEHFHTASDGVSLDANEALVLSNAELATEVAVALTGTAA from the coding sequence GTGACTCCGCAACTGTCCCTTCACGAAGAGATCGCCTCCGCCCTCGCCGCCGGTGATCCCGTCGTCGCGCTGGAGAGCACCCTCCTCTCCCACGGCCTCCCGCCCGGTCGCAACCTCGACGTCGCCCGGCGGCTGGAGAAGGTCGTGCGCGACGGCGGCGCCGTTCCCGCGACCATCGCCGTCCTCGACGGCGTCCCCTTGATCGGTCTCTCGGGTGAGCAGCTGGAACGCGTGTGCGCGCCCGGCGCGGACCTGGACAAGCTCTCGCTCCGCGACATCGGCCCGGCCGTCGGCCTCGGCCGCTCCGGGGCGACGACGGTCGCGAGCACCGCGGCGCTCGCCGCCGCGGCCGGGATCGGCCTGTTCGCCACCGGTGGGCTGGGCGGCGTGCACCAGGGCGCGGCGCAGAGCTGGGACGTCTCGGCGGATCTGGGCGTGCTCGCGAAGGTGCCGACCACGGTCGTCTGCTCGGGGGTGAAGTCGGTGCTCGACATCGCCGCGACCCTCGAGGTGCTGGAGACCAACTCGGTCCCCGTGCTGGGTTACCGCACCGGCGAGTTCCCCGCGTTCTACCTCCGCTCCTCCGGCCACGAGGTGCCGTGGCGGGTCGACGACGCCGCGCAAGCCGCCTCGGTCATCGCCGCCCATCGCGCGCACGCGAAGTCCGGGGTGCTGCTGGCGAATCCGATCCCCGCAGCGGCGGAAATGGACAAAGAGCTGCACGACCGGTTGCTTGCCGAAGGGCTGGAGCTGCTGAAGTCGCGAGGGGTGCGCGGCAAGGACGTCACGCCGGTATTGCTGGAGCATTTCCACACCGCGAGCGACGGGGTGAGCCTCGACGCGAACGAGGCACTGGTGCTCTCCAACGCGGAACTGGCCACCGAGGTGGCCGTGGCGCTCACCGGGACCGCGGCATGA
- a CDS encoding sporulation protein, whose translation MFQKVLATFGSGGAKIDARLLDRTVSPGRPLRGEILLLGGEVDQEINGLSVRLLARVTLPDERRPGVEDLEFGVQQLAGSERIAPGQQIRLPFEVALPWETPISSVFGKPLNGMAVGVQTSLDIANSVTDPVDVDGAAIEPLPAQKRILDAFSRIGFVFREAVLERGRINGAIQQLPFFQEIRFTPSPRFAPVFTSVAVTFLSSPSETQVVLEVTKRVRVSKSGGFGGRGQEFLGLFKVDHATLERVQWEPQLEGWLHEVAKTRGIFD comes from the coding sequence ATGTTCCAGAAGGTGCTCGCGACGTTCGGTTCCGGCGGGGCGAAGATCGACGCCCGGCTGCTCGACCGCACGGTCTCCCCCGGCCGCCCGTTGCGCGGCGAGATCCTGCTGCTCGGTGGCGAAGTCGATCAAGAGATCAACGGTCTCTCGGTGCGGCTGCTCGCCAGGGTCACGCTGCCGGACGAACGCCGCCCCGGCGTCGAAGACCTCGAGTTCGGTGTCCAGCAGCTGGCCGGAAGCGAGCGGATCGCGCCGGGTCAGCAGATCCGCCTCCCGTTCGAGGTGGCCCTGCCCTGGGAGACGCCGATCTCCAGCGTCTTCGGCAAACCGCTGAACGGGATGGCCGTCGGCGTCCAGACCAGCCTGGACATCGCGAACTCCGTCACCGACCCGGTCGACGTCGACGGTGCCGCGATCGAGCCACTGCCCGCGCAGAAACGGATCTTGGACGCCTTCAGCCGGATCGGCTTCGTCTTCCGTGAGGCCGTGCTGGAACGCGGCCGGATCAACGGCGCGATCCAGCAGCTCCCGTTCTTCCAGGAGATCCGCTTCACCCCCTCGCCGCGGTTCGCGCCCGTCTTCACCTCCGTGGCGGTGACCTTCCTGTCCTCCCCGTCGGAGACGCAGGTCGTGCTGGAGGTGACCAAACGGGTCCGGGTGTCCAAGAGCGGCGGGTTCGGCGGACGCGGCCAGGAGTTCCTCGGCCTGTTCAAGGTCGACCACGCCACGCTGGAGCGGGTCCAGTGGGAGCCACAGCTCGAAGGCTGGCTGCACGAGGTGGCCAAGACACGCGGAATCTTCGACTGA
- a CDS encoding DUF3039 domain-containing protein, which produces MSTQTLPKPDTRPEGTDSTDDDAPKMFHYVRKNKIAESAVMGTHVVALCGEVFPVTKSAKPGSPVCPDCKKIYDGLKPGD; this is translated from the coding sequence GTGAGCACACAGACCCTTCCGAAGCCGGATACCCGTCCCGAGGGCACCGACAGCACCGACGACGACGCGCCGAAGATGTTCCACTACGTGCGCAAGAACAAGATCGCCGAAAGCGCGGTCATGGGCACGCATGTGGTGGCGCTGTGCGGCGAGGTCTTCCCGGTGACGAAGTCGGCGAAGCCCGGTTCGCCGGTCTGCCCGGACTGCAAGAAGATCTACGACGGTCTCAAGCCGGGCGACTGA
- a CDS encoding efflux RND transporter permease subunit gives MSTLARLSLRNRSLIGLLALVVIGFGAFALPQLKQQLFPSLQFPQAQIITPYAGASPDAVDRQVTEPLEGGLQGLKGLEELNSTSSEGLSRITAQFEFGTDIDAAVGQIQRVVDGLQTRLPQNSEPSVSAGSTDDLPVVLLAAGTTGDPQTLAPALTGEVAPELRKIDGVREVEVTGARQPRVTIALDYAKLAAAGVDPSSIGTTLQTAGAAVPAGTLTEGDKTLTVQVGGGPTTVDTIKNLYLTPASRPGAQAGKPVRLGDVADVQAGFAPPTSITRTNGKPSLGLSITMVENGNAVAISESVRDKLPELSKKIGAEMSVVFDQGTPVKDAISGLTTEGLLGLAFAVVVILLFLLSVRSTLVTAVSIPLSVVVALLALWTGDLSLNLLTLGALTIAIGRVVDDSIVVLENIKRHLAYGEEKERAVLDGVREVAGAVTSSTLTTVAVFLPIAFVGGFVGELFSPFAITVTVALLASLLVSLTIVPVLAYWFLKPPKTPANEHEAELTRQAAEDKERRGLLQRGYVPVIRFATRRRVTVVLLALIIFGGTVGLAARLNTNFLDQSGSTTLSLAQKMPPGTSSEAKEKAAGAVEQALAAEPAVETYQVSIGGGGFFGGGGTATNIQVTVAKDTDLDALSERLRGKLDKPELGEVKIGAEAGGFNSDQVSITVTAPDEAALKPATEQVRQALSGVPDLTEVTSDLAQGSPRVQVEVDAAKAAASGLSATTIGQIANQAIAGRTVTQLPVDGQRTDIVLRAGTAPVSVDAVKALPIPSATGVVRLDSVADVSTVDGPAAVHRTSGELSTTVTAKNTGADLAATTKAIQAKLDGLTFTGGAAYQLGGVSEDQQEAFGNLFLALLAAIAIVYLIMVATFRSLLQPLILLVSIPFAATGAIGLLLATGTALGLPALIGMLMLVGIVVTNAIVLIDLINQYRASGMSVADAVVEGGRRRLRPILMTAAATIFALVPMALGLTGQGGFIGQPLAIVVIGGLVSSTLLTLILVPTLYTMVETRKEKRRAKKDARRSSAPATEMLAPEPAS, from the coding sequence ATGTCCACGCTGGCCAGACTGAGCCTGCGCAACCGAAGTCTGATCGGGCTGCTCGCCCTGGTGGTGATCGGCTTCGGCGCGTTCGCGCTGCCACAGCTGAAGCAGCAGCTTTTCCCGTCACTGCAGTTCCCGCAGGCGCAGATCATCACGCCGTACGCGGGCGCGTCGCCGGACGCGGTCGACCGCCAGGTCACCGAACCGCTCGAAGGCGGGCTACAGGGCCTGAAAGGGCTCGAAGAGCTGAATTCGACGTCGTCGGAGGGGCTGTCGCGGATCACCGCGCAGTTCGAGTTCGGCACCGACATCGACGCGGCCGTCGGGCAGATCCAGCGCGTCGTCGACGGGCTCCAGACACGGCTGCCGCAGAACAGCGAGCCGTCGGTTTCGGCGGGCTCCACCGACGATCTGCCGGTCGTGCTGCTCGCCGCCGGGACCACCGGTGACCCGCAAACGCTCGCGCCCGCGCTGACCGGGGAGGTCGCGCCGGAACTGCGCAAGATCGACGGCGTCCGTGAGGTCGAGGTGACCGGCGCGCGGCAACCACGGGTCACCATCGCGCTGGACTACGCGAAGCTGGCCGCCGCGGGCGTCGACCCGTCGTCGATCGGCACCACACTGCAGACCGCCGGTGCCGCCGTCCCGGCCGGAACGCTGACCGAAGGCGACAAGACGCTCACCGTCCAGGTCGGCGGCGGACCGACCACAGTGGACACGATCAAGAACCTTTACCTGACACCGGCATCGCGCCCCGGGGCGCAGGCGGGCAAGCCGGTACGGCTCGGTGACGTCGCGGACGTCCAGGCCGGGTTCGCGCCCCCGACATCGATCACGCGCACCAACGGCAAACCCAGCCTCGGCCTCTCGATCACCATGGTGGAGAACGGGAACGCGGTCGCGATCTCGGAATCGGTGCGGGACAAGCTGCCCGAGCTGTCGAAGAAGATCGGCGCCGAGATGAGCGTCGTGTTCGACCAGGGCACCCCGGTCAAGGACGCGATCAGCGGGCTGACCACCGAAGGCCTGCTGGGGCTGGCGTTCGCGGTCGTGGTGATCCTGCTGTTCCTGCTGTCGGTGCGGTCGACCCTCGTGACGGCGGTGTCGATCCCGCTTTCGGTGGTCGTGGCGCTGCTCGCGCTGTGGACGGGCGATCTGTCGCTGAACCTGCTCACCCTCGGCGCGCTCACCATCGCCATCGGGCGGGTGGTCGACGACTCGATCGTGGTGCTGGAGAACATCAAACGACATCTGGCGTACGGCGAGGAAAAAGAGCGCGCGGTACTCGACGGCGTGCGCGAGGTGGCGGGCGCGGTGACGTCCTCCACCCTCACCACGGTCGCGGTGTTCCTGCCGATCGCCTTCGTGGGCGGGTTCGTCGGCGAGCTGTTCTCGCCGTTCGCGATCACGGTCACCGTGGCGTTGCTCGCGTCGCTGCTGGTGTCGCTGACGATCGTGCCGGTGCTGGCGTACTGGTTCCTCAAGCCGCCGAAGACCCCGGCGAACGAGCACGAAGCCGAGCTCACGCGCCAGGCCGCCGAGGACAAGGAACGCCGCGGGCTGCTGCAGCGCGGGTACGTTCCGGTGATCCGGTTCGCCACCCGGCGCCGCGTCACCGTGGTGCTGCTGGCGCTGATCATCTTCGGTGGCACGGTCGGGCTGGCCGCGCGGCTGAACACCAACTTCCTCGACCAGTCCGGCTCGACGACGTTGAGCCTCGCGCAGAAGATGCCGCCCGGCACCAGTTCCGAGGCCAAGGAGAAGGCCGCCGGCGCGGTGGAGCAGGCACTCGCCGCCGAGCCCGCCGTCGAGACCTACCAGGTGAGCATCGGCGGGGGCGGCTTCTTCGGAGGCGGCGGAACGGCGACCAACATCCAGGTCACCGTCGCCAAGGACACCGACCTCGACGCGCTCTCGGAGCGGTTGCGCGGCAAGCTCGACAAGCCGGAACTCGGCGAGGTCAAGATCGGCGCGGAAGCGGGCGGGTTCAACTCGGACCAGGTCTCGATCACCGTCACCGCGCCGGACGAGGCGGCGCTGAAGCCCGCCACCGAGCAGGTCCGCCAGGCCCTGTCCGGAGTGCCGGACCTGACCGAGGTGACCAGTGACCTCGCGCAGGGTTCGCCGCGGGTGCAGGTCGAGGTCGACGCCGCCAAGGCCGCCGCCAGCGGGCTTTCGGCGACCACGATCGGCCAGATCGCGAACCAGGCCATCGCCGGCCGCACGGTGACGCAGTTGCCGGTGGACGGTCAGCGCACGGACATCGTGCTGCGCGCGGGCACGGCCCCGGTGTCGGTCGACGCGGTCAAGGCGCTGCCGATCCCGAGCGCGACCGGCGTCGTCCGGCTCGACTCGGTCGCGGACGTGTCCACAGTGGACGGCCCGGCCGCGGTGCACCGCACCTCCGGCGAGCTGAGCACCACGGTCACCGCCAAGAACACCGGCGCGGACCTGGCCGCCACCACGAAGGCCATCCAGGCCAAGCTGGACGGGCTGACCTTCACCGGCGGCGCGGCGTATCAGCTCGGCGGCGTCAGCGAGGACCAACAGGAGGCCTTCGGGAACCTGTTCCTCGCGCTGCTGGCCGCGATCGCGATCGTGTACCTGATCATGGTGGCAACGTTCCGCAGCCTGCTCCAGCCGCTGATCCTGCTGGTGTCGATCCCGTTCGCGGCGACCGGCGCGATCGGGTTGCTGCTGGCCACCGGGACCGCGCTGGGCCTGCCCGCGCTGATCGGCATGCTGATGCTCGTCGGCATCGTGGTCACCAACGCGATCGTGCTGATCGACCTGATCAACCAGTACCGGGCCTCGGGGATGAGCGTCGCCGACGCCGTCGTCGAAGGCGGCAGGCGACGGCTGCGGCCGATCCTGATGACCGCGGCGGCGACCATCTTCGCGCTGGTCCCGATGGCACTCGGGCTCACCGGCCAGGGCGGGTTCATCGGGCAGCCGCTGGCGATCGTGGTCATCGGCGGCCTGGTCAGCTCGACCCTGCTGACGCTGATCCTGGTGCCGACGCTCTACACGATGGTGGAAACCCGGAAAGAGAAGCGTCGCGCGAAGAAGGACGCCCGCCGGTCTTCGGCCCCGGCCACCGAGATGCTGGCCCCGGAGCCGGCTTCGTAG
- a CDS encoding YihY/virulence factor BrkB family protein, translating to MSEENGRPDAAAEVAKGRRGPLRLLSRTLDKAWEGNIFSEAAEAAFWQTLSLPPLLLGLLGCLGFVGDWFGQEVVTAVHDRIITFSRTIFSDNAVHDIIEPTVNSILFVGKGEIVSIGFLISLWAGSSAMSSFVDAITVAHDQYGVRNDVWQRIFALLLYLAGLVILVVGLPLLAIGPDLLPQFFPTAWRGTVSYWVGTLYYPVLAVMIVLALTTLYKLALPRRLPWHRGLPGAMLAMAVFLLSSIGLRIYLNWITKTGYTYGALAAPIAFLLLMFFIGLAVVGGAYFNSAIQELWPAKATKRQRRKWRRLEMERASERIRAEEGRKLWERTTVPLRRPRPNGDAPEGDAAHVPEQPVNEETQSETDSVTERRS from the coding sequence ATGAGCGAGGAGAACGGCCGCCCGGACGCGGCCGCCGAGGTCGCGAAGGGCCGCAGAGGTCCGTTGCGCCTGCTCAGCCGCACGCTCGACAAGGCGTGGGAAGGCAACATCTTCTCCGAGGCCGCCGAAGCCGCGTTCTGGCAGACGCTGTCCCTGCCGCCGCTGCTGCTGGGTCTCCTCGGTTGCCTCGGCTTCGTCGGCGACTGGTTCGGCCAGGAGGTCGTGACCGCGGTCCACGATCGGATCATCACCTTCAGCAGGACGATCTTCAGCGACAACGCCGTCCACGACATCATCGAGCCGACGGTCAACAGCATCCTGTTCGTCGGCAAGGGCGAGATCGTCTCGATCGGTTTCCTGATCTCGCTCTGGGCGGGTTCGTCGGCGATGTCGTCGTTCGTCGACGCGATCACCGTGGCGCACGACCAGTACGGCGTCCGCAACGACGTCTGGCAGCGGATCTTCGCGCTGCTGCTGTATCTGGCCGGCCTGGTCATCCTGGTGGTCGGGCTGCCGCTGCTGGCGATCGGGCCGGACCTGCTCCCGCAGTTCTTCCCCACCGCCTGGCGTGGCACGGTGTCCTATTGGGTCGGCACGCTGTACTACCCGGTGCTGGCCGTGATGATCGTGCTGGCGCTGACGACGCTGTACAAGCTGGCCCTGCCGCGCAGGCTCCCGTGGCACCGCGGGCTGCCGGGGGCGATGCTCGCCATGGCCGTGTTCCTGCTTTCCAGTATCGGGCTGCGGATCTACCTGAACTGGATCACCAAGACCGGCTACACCTACGGCGCGCTGGCCGCGCCGATCGCGTTCCTGTTGCTGATGTTCTTCATCGGGCTCGCGGTGGTCGGCGGCGCGTACTTCAACAGCGCGATCCAGGAACTGTGGCCCGCCAAGGCGACCAAACGCCAGCGCCGGAAATGGCGGCGGCTGGAAATGGAACGCGCCAGCGAACGGATCCGCGCCGAAGAGGGCCGCAAACTGTGGGAACGCACGACCGTGCCGCTTCGCCGCCCTCGCCCGAACGGTGATGCTCCCGAAGGTGACGCCGCACACGTGCCGGAACAACCGGTGAACGAAGAAACGCAGAGCGAAACCGATTCGGTGACGGAACGGCGAAGTTGA